The Hydra vulgaris chromosome 11, alternate assembly HydraT2T_AEP genome contains a region encoding:
- the LOC100202199 gene encoding uncharacterized protein LOC100202199 isoform X1, which translates to MLFQYLVSFSAFICGNCIFPLTVDETLYNQSLKDKEAIQYIVKDLQVGARYEVRVSYPSVIPTDFVIDVGVVEDAFLSRSLLNVEQMHFVAQQSVYFVKVTAYRTGVPLRLERLSDPAQFNIIVNRLYLGCSIATWKIIVFGLILNGLAVMYLVPFIIKVLQVYAEKTEHIY; encoded by the exons ATGCTATTTCAATATCTTGTTAGTTTCTCTGCTTTTATATGTGGGAATTGTATCTTTCC gCTTACTGTTGATGAAACATTATATAACCAG aGTTTAAAAGATAAAGAAGCAATTCAATATATAGTGAAAGATCTTCAAGTAGGTGCTCGTTATGAAGTTCGAGTGTCTTATCCATCAGTA attcctACTGATTTTGTGATTGATGTTGGCGTAGTTGAAGATGCTTTTTTATCAAGGTCTTTACTAAATGTAGAGCAAATGCATTTTGTTGCACAACAAAGT gtttACTTTGTGAAAGTCACAGCTTATAGAACAGGTGTTCCATTACGTCTCGAGAGGTTGTCTGACCCTGCACAATTTAATATAA tagtaaATCGCCTTTATCTCGGCTGTTCCATCGCAACGTGGAAAATAATAGTGTTTGGTCTTATTTTAAACGGACTTGCTGTCATGTATCTAGTTCCTTTCATTATTAAGGTTCTCCAAGTATACGCAGAGAAAACTgaacacatatattaa
- the LOC100202199 gene encoding uncharacterized protein LOC100202199 isoform X2 produces MLFQYLVSFSAFICGNCIFPLTVDETLYNQSLKDKEAIQYIVKDLQVGARYEVRVSYPSVIPTDFVIDVGVVEDAFLSRSLLNVEQMHFVAQQSVYFVKVTAYRTGVPLRLERLSDPAQFNIINRLYLGCSIATWKIIVFGLILNGLAVMYLVPFIIKVLQVYAEKTEHIY; encoded by the exons ATGCTATTTCAATATCTTGTTAGTTTCTCTGCTTTTATATGTGGGAATTGTATCTTTCC gCTTACTGTTGATGAAACATTATATAACCAG aGTTTAAAAGATAAAGAAGCAATTCAATATATAGTGAAAGATCTTCAAGTAGGTGCTCGTTATGAAGTTCGAGTGTCTTATCCATCAGTA attcctACTGATTTTGTGATTGATGTTGGCGTAGTTGAAGATGCTTTTTTATCAAGGTCTTTACTAAATGTAGAGCAAATGCATTTTGTTGCACAACAAAGT gtttACTTTGTGAAAGTCACAGCTTATAGAACAGGTGTTCCATTACGTCTCGAGAGGTTGTCTGACCCTGCACAATTTAATATAA taaATCGCCTTTATCTCGGCTGTTCCATCGCAACGTGGAAAATAATAGTGTTTGGTCTTATTTTAAACGGACTTGCTGTCATGTATCTAGTTCCTTTCATTATTAAGGTTCTCCAAGTATACGCAGAGAAAACTgaacacatatattaa
- the LOC105846863 gene encoding nuclease SbcCD subunit C has product MNLKKVFPPTDNVFWKKENFTMHNVMLDLPNPEPKKLINSTPIKAEKKHLKSKFITKIESSKPIVQASTKTELPKPLVQVSSTNISSELNKKECTLKDLCKEDKIKITNLIKELAKYGEEKEKALEELQYMKKNFEEKLQILDKEKQISIRDQIVLKEKLLEYEFSKNNEINLEEKNNAEHTSFCESDISDVSNIRNDLKNVQMNRVQKRISVILPDENTLAEIFNEQQKQFQLQQKRLQDQIEQLQKLQESVVAHQINTKARIQSISPIFRKENEDRPLKCAAGLDLTLKEYPIVRKNKLDEYLISQNKINNLISDSMIKKNETIKGHYVSNDSPTDYSNKNSEASSLVSASTSPVKNKKEISIQTDIPIENTSLKLKDSKKVNLLNSQGFFQNLKYQESYLSCTMSQKKVFPKKRQRQSNSHNVLKLVGISSDSDEDNMSHNPLKNYANKKNNFTFQKSTFQPNHHASSCALVDCFNSKNVQTCAVSKNLYSGKSFSTHSSFEENKLKEEIIDDCKMLNDIFFIC; this is encoded by the exons atgaatcTAAAGAAAGTTTTTCCTCCTACTGATAatgttttttggaaaaaagaaaattttactaTGCATAATGTGATGCTAGATTTGCCAAACCCAGAacctaaaaaactaattaattccACTCcaataaaagcagaaaaaaagcatttaaaaagtaaatttattacaaaaattgaaTCATCAAAACCAATAGTTCAAGCTTCTACTAAAACTGAGTTACCTAAACCTCTGGTTCAAGTATCTTCCACTAATATTAGTtctgagttaaataaaaaagaatgcaCTTTGAAAGATCTGTGCAAAGAAGACAAAATTAag ataacaaatttaataaaagaacttGCAAAATATGGTGAAGAGAAAGAAAAGGCTTTAGAAGAATTGCAATATATGAAGAAAAACTTTGAAGAGAAACTTCAAATACTGGATAAAGAAAAGCAAATATCAATAAGAGATCaaattgtattaaaagaaaagttgttAGAATAtgagtttagcaaaaataatgaaatcaaTTTGGAGGAAAAAAATAATGCAGAACATACCTCATTTTGCGAGTCTGATATTTCCGATGTGTCTAATATTAGGAACGACCTAAAAAATGTACAGATGAATAGAGTGCAAAAAAGAATAAGTGTTATTTTACCTGATGAAAACACCTTAGCAGAGATTTTTAATGAACAACAGAAGCAATTTCAATTGCAACAAAAACGTCTTCAAGATCAGATTgaacagttacaaaaacttcAAGAATCTGTTGTTGCGCACCAAATCAATACAAAAGCAAGAATTCAATCTATATCACCAATTTTCAGAAAAGAAAATGAAGATAGACCATTGAAATGTGCAGCTGGTTTAGATTTAACTCTAAAGGAATACCCAATtgtaagaaaaaacaaacttgATGAATACTTAATAAGTCAAAATaagataaacaatttaattagtGATAGCATGATAAAAAAGAACGAGACAATTAAAGGTCATTATGTATCAAATGATTCCCCAACTGATTATTCCAATAAAAACTCTGAAGCATCTTCATTAGTTTCAGCAAGTACATCTcctgtcaaaaataaaaaagaaatttctataCAGACTGATATTCCAATTGAGAACAcctcattaaaattaaaagactctaagaaagtaaatcttttaaactccCAGGGTTTTTTCCAAAATCTAAAATATCAAGAGAGTTATTTAAGTTGCACAATGTCACAGAAGAAAGTTTTTCCGAAAAAAAGACAAAGACAAAGTAACTCAcacaatgttttaaaacttgttgGAATTTCTTCAGATAGTGATGAAGATAACATGAGTCACAATCCTTTAAAGAattatgcaaacaaaaaaaataattttacatttcaaaaaagtaCTTTTCAACCTAACCACCATGCTTCATCTTGTGCATTAGTTGattgttttaattcaaaaaatgttcaaaCTTGTGcagtttctaaaaatttatattctggTAAAAGTTTTTCGACTCATAGcagttttgaagaaaataaattaaaagaagagaTTATTGATGATTGCAAAatgttaaatgatattttttttatttgttga